A single window of Larus michahellis chromosome 17, bLarMic1.1, whole genome shotgun sequence DNA harbors:
- the LOC141732470 gene encoding olfactory receptor 10AG1-like, which yields MGAGEPKSCVSERKEFKYSDFQISRYHKSESPRGVFGCIEDVNVGPIQRSGWIAQKMSQRKGLENHTAGPGFLLLGFSDHANLQGLHFTVFLIIYLTVLTGNGLMPKMLRAFLTGDGSISFLGCAAQLYFLVLLGSTESLLLAAVSYDRYVAICDPLHYGLILNGSLCVRLVVGSWVAVIPVQVGQTYQLFTLPGCASHSLHHFFCDVPPLLELACADTFWNQVMLHTIILLFAVLPFSLMVVSYTQIVRAMLKMPSVLGRRKAFSTCSSHLGVVTLFYGSVMVVYFKRRSRDSADTDKYLALFYTIVTPMRNPVIYSLRNKEVRIALKRLLWRK from the exons ATGGGGGCTGGGGAACCAAAGAGCTGCGTCTCCGAAAGGAAGGAATTCAAATATTCCGACTTCCAAATATCCAGATATCACAAGTCCGAAAG CCCGCGAGGAGTTTTTGGCTGCATCGAAGATGTGAACGTTGGCCCGATCCAGCGGTCGGGGTGGATTGC ACAGAAAATGTCCCAAAGAAAAGGCTTGGAGAACCACACAGCAGGACCTGGCTTTCTTCTTCTGGGATTCTCTGACCATGCCAACCTGCAAGGCCTGCACTTCACAGTCTTCCTGATCATCTACCTCACGGTCCTCACAGGGAATGGCCTCATGCCAAAaatgctgcgggctttcctgacgGGAGACGGCAGCATCTCCTTCCttggctgtgctgcccagctgtatttcctggttttgctgggcAGCACCGAAAGCCTTCTCCTGGCCGCCGTGTCCTACGACCGCTATGTAGCTATCTGTGACCCCCTGCACTATGGCCTTATCCTGAATGGGAGCCTCTGTGTCAGACTGGTGGTGGGCTCATGGGTGGCTGTCATCCCAGTACAAGTAGGGCAGACTTACCAGCTGTTCACTTTGCCCGGCTGTGCATCCCATAGCCTTCATCACTTCTTCTGTGATGTCCCCCCTCTGTTGGAACTGGCCTGTGCAGACACTTTCTGGAACCAAGTGATGCTGCACACCATCATCctgctctttgcagtccttcccttttccttgatGGTCGTTTCTTACACTCAAATTGTCAGGGCAATGCTGAAAATGCCTTCAGTTCTGGGCAGAcgcaaagccttttccacctgctccTCACACCTGGGGGTGGTGACTCTCTTCTATGGCTCCGTCATGGTTGTGTACTTTAAACGGCGGTCAAGAGACTCTGCAGACACTGACAAATACCTTGCCCTGTTTTACACGATTGTGACCCCCATGCGCAACCCCGTCATCTATAGCCTGAGGAATAAGGAAGTGAGAATTGCCCTGAAGAGGCTCCTATGGAGAAAGTGA